One Setaria viridis chromosome 5, Setaria_viridis_v4.0, whole genome shotgun sequence genomic region harbors:
- the LOC117859025 gene encoding threonine synthase, chloroplastic, protein MATAAASSSLSLLFSHPRSGHSSAHRRGPQLRLPARASRPRCASSDAPATATKHRRPAEENIREEAARLRGPAQGFSAWYEPFPPAPGGDPNERYSIDEVVYRSSSGGLLDVRHDMEALARYPGSYWRDLFDSRVGRTAWPYGSGVWSKKEFVLPEIDSDHIVSLFEGNSNLFWAERFGREHLGGMNDLWVKHCGISHTGSFKDLGMTVLVSQVNRLRRAPLSRPIAGVGCASTGDTSAALSAYCAAAGIPAIVFLPADRISLQQLIQPIANGATVLSLDTDFDGCMRLIREVTAELPIYLANSLNSLRLEGQKTAAIEILQQFNWQVPDWVIVPGGNLGNIYAFYKGFEMCRVLGLVDRVPRLVCAQAANANPLYRYYKSGWTEFQPQVAETTFASAIQIGDPVSVDRAVFALKATDGIVEEATEEELMDATTLADRTGMFACPHTGVALAALFKLRDQRIIGPSDRTVVVSTAHGLKFTQSKIDYHDKKIQGMLCQYANPPINVKADFASVMDVLQKNLNGKI, encoded by the coding sequence ATggctaccgccgccgcctcctcctccctctccctcctcttctcgcacCCCCGCTCCGGCCACTCGTCCGCCCACAGGAGGGGCCCCCAACTCCGCCTCcccgcccgcgccagccgcccGCGCTGCGCCTCCTCCGACGCGCCCGCCACGGCCACGAAGCACCGCCGCCCCGCGGAGGAGAACATccgcgaggaggcggcgcggctccGGGGCCCCGCGCAGGGGTTCTCGGCGTGGTACGAGCCCTTtcccccggcgcccggcggcgaccCCAACGAGCGCTACTCGATCGACGAGGTCGTCTACCGCTCCAGCTCGGGGGGCCTCCTCGACGTGCGCCACGACATGGAGGCGCTGGCGCGCTACCCGGGCTCCTACTGGCGGGACCTCTTCGACTCCCGCGTCGGCCGCACCGCCTGGCCCTACGGCTCGGGGGTCTGGTCCAAGAAGGAGTTCGTGCTGCCGGAGATCGACTCCGACCACATCGTCTCCCTCTTCGAGGGCAATTCCAACCTCTTCTGGGCGGAACGCTTCGGCCGCGAGCACCTCGGCGGGATGAACGATCTCTGGGTCAAGCACTGCGGAATCTCCCACACGGGCTCCTTCAAGGACCTCGGCATGACGGTGCTCGTCAGTCaggtgaaccgcctccgccgcgccccgctCTCGCGCCCCATCGCCGGTGTTGGCTGCGCATCCACGGGAGACACCTCCGCCGCGCTCTCGGCGTactgcgccgccgctggaaTCCCCGCCATCGTTTTCCTGCCAGCAGACCGCATCTCGCTGCAGCAGCTCATCCAGCCGATCGCCAATGGCGCCACCGTGCTCTCTCTCGACACTGATTTTGATGGCTGCATGCGCCTTATCCGGGAGGTGACTGCGGAGCTGCCAATCTATCTTGCCAATTCGCTCAACTCCCTTCGCCTTGAGGGACAGAAGACAGCGGCCATCGAGATATTGCAGCAGTTCAATTGGCAGGTGCCGGATTGGGTCATTGTTCCAGGAGGCAATCTTGGGAATATCTATGCCTTCTACAAGGGATTCGAGATGTGCCGTGTTCTTGGGCTTGTTGATCGTGTGCCACGGCTTGTCTGTGCACAGGCTGCAAATGCAAATCCATTGTACCGTTACTACAAGTCAGGGTGGACTGAGTTCCAGCCACAAGTTGCTGAAACTACATTTGCATCTGCAATACAGATCGGTGATCCTGTGTCTGTTGACCGTGCTGTGTTCGCACTGAAGGCAACTGATGGTATTGTGGAGGAAGCTACAGAGGAGGAGCTCATGGATGCAACGACACTTGCTGACCGCACCGGGATGTTTGCTTGTCCACATACTGGAGTTGCGCTTGCTGCTCTGTTTAAGCTCCGGGATCAGCGTATCATTGGGCCTAGTGACCGTACGGTGGTTGTTAGCACAGCTCATGGGCTGAAGTTCACACAGTCAAAGATCGACTACCATGACAAAAAGATCCAGGGCATGTTGTGCCAGTATGCTAATCCACCGATCAATGTGAAGGCTGACTTTGCTTCTGTGATGGATGTTCTCCAAAAAAATCTCAATGGTAAGATATAA